In the Candidatus Krumholzibacteriia bacterium genome, ACCGCCGTCCCGACGTGGAACCAGAGCAGGAACTCGACCGTGCGTGGATCTGCGACCGGTGATGCCGCCGGGTCGGCCAGCGCGAGCTCCTCGAGACGGACCCCGGTGATGGACTCGACGGTCAGCTCCCAGAGCGTCACCGGGATCAGGAGCACCAGCACGTCGACCACCCAGGCGACCAGCCGGACGCCGAATCCGGCGTAGGGCAGGTCGTCGACGACCGGACCCGTGTCGAGGCCCGGCTCGAGGTCGGCCGGGCTCTCCACCGCCGCGTCGGGCTCGAGGAGGGCCGGATAGCGCCGGATCGGCTCCCAGTCGTCGCGGTCGTCGTCCCACACGTAGTCGTCGGGCGCGACCTCGCCCGCGGCGAGCATGCCGCGCAGCGTGTCGAGGTCGACGGGCCCATGGCGTTGACCGCCGACGCCGTAGTAGATTCCGTTCGGGTCCAGGGCCATGGGGTTCGTCTCGGCGCGAGCGGGGGGATCGGATGGCGGCGACCCCCACAGAGCAATCCCGATCCGTCGCGG is a window encoding:
- a CDS encoding RDD family protein, with translation MALDPNGIYYGVGGQRHGPVDLDTLRGMLAAGEVAPDDYVWDDDRDDWEPIRRYPALLEPDAAVESPADLEPGLDTGPVVDDLPYAGFGVRLVAWVVDVLVLLIPVTLWELTVESITGVRLEELALADPAASPVADPRTVEFLLWFHVGTAVIRGLYWSWMEQSRLQATLGKRLLGLVVTDERGHRAPWRQTAVRYVGRLLCELTLGVGYLLVLVDPRHQGLHDRIARTLVVRT